One window of the Candidatus Microbacterium colombiense genome contains the following:
- a CDS encoding DUF2004 domain-containing protein: MAIEHDYFGLLSSGPDGSIFWSETVELGDQNVTVDLTAPDQDDVSSDALDIAASLISGLEGVDDTARRGMLAEVDDRTSEVTEYILQQQEAYGEELAEILVDVSGDAAVDIIRSLRLMSMTILADEHGGSEPFAVLEYALDADSTDDVLLVNLGSDGTVQSVMSAD, encoded by the coding sequence ATGGCGATCGAACATGACTACTTCGGACTCCTGTCCTCAGGGCCCGACGGCTCGATCTTCTGGTCGGAGACCGTCGAGCTCGGCGACCAGAACGTCACCGTCGATCTGACCGCGCCCGACCAGGACGACGTGTCGTCCGACGCGCTCGACATCGCCGCTTCGCTGATCTCCGGTCTCGAGGGCGTCGATGACACCGCGCGCCGCGGAATGCTGGCGGAGGTCGATGACCGCACGAGCGAGGTGACCGAGTACATCCTGCAACAGCAGGAGGCCTACGGCGAGGAGCTCGCGGAGATCCTGGTCGACGTCTCGGGCGATGCCGCCGTCGACATCATCCGTTCCCTGCGTCTGATGAGCATGACGATCCTGGCGGACGAGCACGGCGGCTCCGAGCCGTTCGCGGTGCTCGAATACGCGCTCGATGCTGATTCGACCGACGACGTCCTGCTGGTCAACCTCGGTTCCGACGGCACCGTGCAGTCCGTGATGAGCGCCGACTGA
- the lipA gene encoding lipoyl synthase, whose product MTAAPEGRKLLRLEIRNAETPIERKPEWIKTKAKMGPEYTALHSLVKSEDLHTVCQEAGCPNIFECWEDREATFLIGGSQCTRRCDFCQIDTGKPDAYDTDEPRRVAESVVRMNLRYATVTSVARDDLPDTGAWLNAETVRKIHELNPNTGVELLANEHNADPAFLGQIFDARPEVFAHNVETVPRIFKRIRPAFRYERSLDVLTQGHNAGLITKSNLILGMGEEPEEVVQALHDLHDAGCDIITITQYLRPSPRHLPVSRWVKPAEFVEFKEEAERIGFLGVLAGPLVRSSYRAGRLWAQSMISKGREIPPHLAHIAESADLGFAQAV is encoded by the coding sequence ATGACCGCCGCACCCGAAGGACGCAAGCTCCTCCGACTGGAGATCCGCAACGCCGAGACGCCGATCGAGCGCAAGCCGGAATGGATCAAGACGAAGGCGAAGATGGGGCCGGAGTACACCGCTCTCCACTCCCTCGTGAAGAGCGAGGACCTGCACACGGTGTGCCAGGAGGCCGGCTGCCCGAACATCTTCGAGTGCTGGGAGGACCGCGAGGCCACGTTCCTCATCGGTGGCTCACAATGCACGCGGCGCTGTGACTTCTGCCAGATCGACACCGGAAAGCCCGACGCCTACGACACGGATGAGCCGCGACGTGTCGCGGAGAGCGTCGTGCGCATGAATCTGCGGTACGCGACCGTCACCAGCGTCGCCCGCGATGACCTCCCGGACACCGGAGCCTGGCTGAACGCCGAGACCGTGCGGAAGATCCATGAGCTGAATCCGAACACCGGGGTGGAGCTGCTCGCGAACGAGCACAACGCGGACCCGGCGTTCCTGGGACAGATCTTCGATGCCCGCCCGGAGGTCTTCGCCCACAATGTCGAGACCGTTCCGCGCATCTTCAAGCGCATCAGACCGGCCTTCCGCTACGAACGATCTCTCGACGTGCTCACGCAGGGGCACAATGCCGGCCTCATCACGAAGTCCAACCTGATCCTCGGCATGGGCGAGGAACCCGAAGAGGTCGTCCAAGCTCTGCACGACCTCCACGACGCCGGGTGCGACATCATCACCATCACCCAGTACCTGAGGCCGTCGCCGCGTCACCTCCCGGTCTCGCGATGGGTGAAGCCCGCCGAGTTCGTCGAGTTCAAGGAAGAGGCCGAGCGGATCGGCTTCCTCGGAGTGCTGGCCGGGCCGCTCGTGCGGTCGTCGTACCGGGCCGGCCGCCTATGGGCGCAGTCGATGATCTCGAAGGGCCGGGAGATTCCTCCCCACCTCGCCCACATCGCCGAGAGCGCAGACCTCGGCTTCGCGCAGGCCGTGTGA
- the ftsY gene encoding signal recognition particle-docking protein FtsY: MAEKSWSLGRALRGMFVKPTIDETTWEDLETALITADFGPDISERIVEELREKVERYRTTDPKDLQRMLRETLEEHFAKFDTTLKLTERPAVVLVVGVNGVGKTTTIGKFTKFLRGFQRSVVVGAADTFRAAAVDQLATWAQRGGAAIVRPQQEGQDPASVAFQTVEYAKREGIEIAIIDTAGRLHTKGGLMDELSKVRRVVEKQAPISEVLLVLDATTGQNGVLQAEAFLEHAGVTGLVLTKLDGSAKGGFVLAVQERTGIPVKLLGQGEGIDDLTGFTPHVFVQSLVG, translated from the coding sequence ATGGCGGAGAAGTCCTGGTCCCTCGGTCGCGCGCTGCGCGGCATGTTCGTCAAGCCCACCATCGACGAGACGACGTGGGAGGACCTCGAGACCGCGCTCATCACGGCGGACTTCGGTCCCGACATCAGTGAGCGCATCGTCGAAGAGCTTCGGGAGAAGGTCGAGCGCTACCGCACGACAGACCCGAAGGATCTTCAGCGGATGCTGCGCGAGACGCTCGAGGAGCACTTCGCCAAGTTCGACACCACGCTGAAACTCACCGAGCGGCCGGCCGTGGTGCTCGTCGTCGGGGTCAACGGCGTCGGGAAGACGACGACGATCGGTAAGTTCACCAAGTTCCTGCGCGGATTCCAGCGCAGTGTCGTGGTCGGAGCGGCCGACACCTTCCGCGCCGCGGCTGTCGATCAGCTGGCGACGTGGGCGCAGCGGGGCGGCGCGGCGATCGTCCGACCGCAGCAGGAAGGCCAGGACCCGGCATCCGTCGCCTTCCAGACCGTCGAGTATGCGAAGCGCGAAGGCATCGAGATCGCGATCATCGACACCGCGGGACGGCTGCACACCAAGGGTGGTCTGATGGACGAGCTCTCCAAGGTTCGGCGCGTGGTCGAGAAGCAGGCGCCGATCAGTGAGGTGTTGCTCGTGCTCGACGCCACCACAGGGCAGAACGGCGTTCTGCAGGCGGAGGCCTTCCTGGAGCATGCCGGAGTGACCGGACTCGTTCTCACGAAGCTCGACGGATCGGCCAAGGGCGGCTTCGTGCTCGCGGTCCAGGAGCGCACCGGCATCCCCGTGAAACTCCTCGGGCAAGGCGAAGGCATCGACGATCTGACCGGATTCACCCCGCACGTGTTCGTCCAATCGCTGGTCGGATGA
- the lipB gene encoding lipoyl(octanoyl) transferase LipB, with the protein MLDIMTPGLAPHLIPYAQGWDLQRQIHGEVVSGTRPDTLILLEHEAVYTAGKRTEPQERPTDGTPVIDVDRGGKITWHGPGQLVGYPIVRLPEPMDVVAHVRRLERLLIDVLRPYGVDGYQVEGRSGVWVRRPLSEDKVAAIGVRVQQGVTMHGFAVNCDNSLSGFRGIIPCGITDAGVTTVSEVAGARISPADIVDSVSAAFTTEYAGVHA; encoded by the coding sequence ATGCTCGACATCATGACTCCCGGACTCGCTCCGCACCTGATCCCCTACGCACAGGGGTGGGACCTGCAGCGACAGATACACGGGGAGGTCGTGAGCGGCACGCGGCCGGACACGCTGATCCTCCTCGAGCACGAAGCGGTCTACACCGCGGGCAAACGGACCGAGCCGCAGGAGAGACCGACGGACGGCACCCCCGTCATCGACGTCGATCGCGGGGGCAAGATCACCTGGCACGGGCCGGGACAGCTCGTCGGATATCCGATCGTCCGCCTTCCCGAGCCGATGGACGTCGTGGCCCACGTTCGCCGACTGGAGCGGCTGCTCATCGACGTGCTGCGGCCATACGGAGTCGATGGCTACCAGGTGGAAGGCCGCAGCGGGGTCTGGGTTCGTCGCCCCCTGTCGGAGGACAAGGTCGCGGCCATCGGCGTGCGAGTACAGCAGGGCGTCACGATGCACGGATTCGCCGTCAACTGCGACAACAGCCTCTCCGGCTTCCGCGGCATCATCCCCTGCGGCATCACGGATGCGGGAGTCACCACCGTCAGCGAGGTCGCCGGTGCGCGCATCTCCCCCGCCGACATCGTCGACAGCGTCAGCGCAGCATTCACCACCGAATACGCAGGAGTTCACGCATGA
- the ffh gene encoding signal recognition particle protein: MATFGTLSDRLTETFRNLRTKGKLTAADVDGTVREIRRALLDADVALSVVKEFTAKVRERALGDEVSKALNPAQQVVQIVNEELVQILGGEQRRLQFAKTAPTVIMLAGLQGSGKTTFAGKLAKQLEGEGHTPLLVAADLQRPNAVNQLQVVAEQAGASVYAPEPGNGVGDPVAVSRDGVEYARRQQHDVVIIDTAGRLGVDAELMKQAADIRKAVDPDEVLFVIDAMIGQDAVNTAKAFQEGVDFTGVVLSKLDGDARGGAALSVASVTGRPIIFASTGERLEDLEPFHPDRMASRILDLGDILTLIEQAQQAFDEDEAIKMAEKLATEQFTLEDFLDQLQQMKKMGSMKKMLGMLPGMGQMKQQLDDFDEREIDRTEAIIRSMTPVERRNPKVLNGSRRLRIARGSGMTVTDVNQLVARFDQAAKMMKTVARGGTPNIPGMGPVPGMGRPGASSKRGKKAKSSGGSRSGNPAKRAAENAGVAPAATPTGSGFGLGGGAKAPSEAELAEIQKLFGKA, from the coding sequence ATGGCTACCTTTGGCACGCTCTCCGATCGGCTCACCGAGACCTTCCGCAACCTGCGCACGAAGGGAAAGCTCACTGCGGCCGACGTCGACGGCACCGTCCGTGAGATCCGACGCGCCCTGCTCGATGCCGACGTGGCGCTGTCCGTCGTGAAGGAGTTCACGGCCAAAGTGCGCGAGCGCGCCCTGGGCGATGAGGTCAGCAAAGCGCTGAACCCCGCACAGCAGGTGGTGCAGATCGTCAACGAGGAACTCGTGCAGATCCTCGGAGGCGAGCAGCGGCGCCTGCAGTTCGCGAAGACGGCGCCGACGGTCATCATGCTCGCCGGACTTCAGGGATCGGGTAAGACGACGTTCGCCGGCAAGCTCGCCAAGCAGCTCGAGGGGGAGGGGCACACACCGCTCCTCGTGGCTGCGGACCTCCAGCGCCCGAACGCCGTGAACCAGCTCCAGGTCGTCGCCGAGCAGGCGGGAGCGAGCGTCTACGCGCCCGAACCTGGCAACGGCGTCGGAGATCCGGTCGCAGTGTCTCGCGATGGGGTCGAGTACGCGCGTCGTCAACAGCACGATGTCGTGATCATCGACACCGCCGGTCGACTCGGTGTCGACGCCGAGCTCATGAAGCAGGCCGCCGACATCCGCAAGGCCGTCGACCCCGACGAGGTGCTCTTCGTCATCGACGCGATGATCGGTCAAGACGCCGTCAACACCGCCAAGGCGTTCCAGGAAGGCGTGGACTTCACCGGAGTCGTCCTGTCCAAGCTCGACGGAGACGCCCGTGGTGGTGCCGCCCTGTCGGTCGCCTCGGTCACCGGGCGCCCGATCATCTTCGCCTCGACCGGTGAGCGACTCGAGGATCTCGAGCCGTTCCACCCTGATCGCATGGCGAGCCGCATCCTCGACCTCGGCGACATCCTCACTCTCATCGAGCAGGCGCAGCAGGCCTTCGATGAGGACGAGGCCATCAAGATGGCCGAGAAGCTCGCCACCGAGCAGTTCACGCTCGAAGACTTCCTCGACCAGCTTCAGCAGATGAAGAAGATGGGCTCGATGAAGAAGATGCTGGGGATGCTCCCCGGCATGGGGCAGATGAAGCAGCAGCTCGACGACTTCGACGAGCGCGAGATCGACCGCACCGAGGCGATCATCCGGTCGATGACGCCGGTCGAACGCCGCAACCCCAAGGTGCTCAACGGCTCACGTCGACTGCGCATCGCACGGGGTTCGGGAATGACCGTGACCGATGTCAACCAGCTCGTCGCGCGATTCGATCAGGCCGCGAAGATGATGAAGACGGTCGCCCGCGGCGGCACTCCGAACATCCCCGGCATGGGACCGGTTCCCGGAATGGGCCGTCCGGGCGCCTCCTCCAAGCGGGGAAAGAAGGCGAAGAGCTCCGGTGGCTCACGGTCGGGCAACCCGGCGAAGCGTGCGGCGGAGAACGCGGGAGTCGCGCCTGCGGCCACGCCGACCGGCTCGGGTTTCGGCCTCGGCGGCGGAGCGAAAGCTCCCTCGGAGGCGGAACTCGCCGAGATCCAGAAGCTCTTCGGCAAGGCCTGA
- a CDS encoding TetR/AcrR family transcriptional regulator: MSSTGRAGRPKASSRETLAEAACELFLERGYDATSVADITQRAGVSRSSFFNYFTSKSDVLWSGIDERIDDALRSLQGLGEQASGEDVRTALVRIVRGFEPDPLALALRNATAMGLQDELVRDTGLRHARLSAGISNAAVATGIDVIRADILGAAHATAVLSSLRVWAERGAGRGTPEAVFLGAVDTIHDLPWSI, translated from the coding sequence ATGAGCTCCACTGGTCGCGCGGGACGCCCCAAGGCCTCGTCGCGCGAGACCCTCGCCGAGGCGGCGTGCGAGCTCTTCCTGGAACGCGGATACGACGCCACATCGGTCGCGGACATCACGCAGCGAGCGGGAGTGAGCCGGTCCAGCTTCTTCAACTACTTCACGTCGAAGAGCGATGTGCTGTGGTCCGGCATCGACGAGCGTATCGATGACGCGCTCCGCTCTCTACAGGGTCTCGGTGAGCAGGCGAGCGGAGAGGATGTCCGCACCGCGCTGGTGCGCATCGTGCGAGGCTTCGAGCCCGACCCTCTCGCTCTCGCCCTGCGCAACGCCACGGCGATGGGATTGCAGGACGAACTGGTACGCGACACGGGGCTCCGCCACGCGCGACTGTCGGCCGGCATCTCGAACGCCGCTGTCGCGACGGGGATCGACGTGATCCGTGCCGACATCCTGGGTGCTGCCCACGCGACGGCTGTGCTGTCATCTCTTCGCGTGTGGGCCGAGCGGGGTGCGGGTCGGGGAACACCCGAGGCTGTGTTCCTGGGCGCCGTCGACACGATCCACGATCTGCCGTGGAGCATCTGA
- a CDS encoding sigma-70 family RNA polymerase sigma factor: protein MSRDAARLTRSLESTASDLLAYLHRRVGADDAPDLLGETMVVAWRRVSELPDDEVRARMWLFGIARGTLQNHARGARRRWALADRIRVHTGDDLTTPAADSGAEVRDAISRLSPDDAEIVRLVHWDGFSLADAASILGIPASTVRGRYQRAKAELRVALSMEAPLA, encoded by the coding sequence GTGAGTCGCGACGCAGCGCGCCTCACGCGTTCGCTGGAAAGCACCGCGTCGGACTTGCTCGCCTATCTGCACCGCAGAGTCGGAGCGGATGACGCCCCGGATCTGCTGGGAGAGACGATGGTCGTCGCCTGGCGACGCGTGAGCGAGCTCCCGGATGACGAGGTGCGTGCGCGCATGTGGCTGTTCGGGATCGCTCGTGGCACCCTCCAGAACCACGCGCGGGGTGCACGCCGCCGGTGGGCTCTCGCCGACCGCATCCGAGTTCACACCGGCGACGATCTGACGACTCCTGCCGCTGATTCCGGCGCCGAGGTGAGGGACGCGATCTCCCGTCTCTCGCCTGATGATGCGGAAATCGTTCGTCTGGTGCACTGGGACGGCTTCTCTCTCGCCGATGCCGCGTCGATCCTCGGCATCCCGGCATCCACGGTGCGCGGTCGCTATCAGCGGGCGAAAGCGGAGCTTCGCGTCGCGCTGAGCATGGAGGCGCCGCTCGCGTAG
- the smc gene encoding chromosome segregation protein SMC, which produces MHLKSLTLKGFKSFAQPTSFVFEPGVTCIVGPNGSGKSNVVDGLAWVMGEQGAKTLRGGKMEDVIFAGTSTRGPLGRAEVQLTIDNSDGALPIEFAEVTISRTLFRNGSSEYAINGDNCRLLDVQELLSDSGLGREMHVIVGQGRLDTVLQASPEDRRGFIEEAAGILKHRRRKEKTLRKLDAMETNLTRLSDLAGEIRRQLKPLGRQAEIAREAQTIAAVVRDAKARIFADDVVALRTALADHTRTEHERHTERLVLTDQAEGVRAGIARLEQDQNSVAVDRARSVAFGLEQVQERMRGLYTLANQRLALLGSEEDDAAVTAVTVTQSTIDEAKDEITEISAGLGDAQDAAVTASREVVSARAELDTLDVDIAEQSALVSQYDMHLSALRGTADAAASALAAVRGAVLRQENALEAANLRRREAADALEAIDEAEAPEGSAAEHAAAYESAQRAATSAESEREALRERLHSAEREVDALTAKAAALSSALALSGGAAEIVKSALPGVRGLVGDAVQVRAGFEAAVAAVLGPLAEGVLVDSSAAAFVLAREAADARRGVVDFVVADARRPSVSLPDLAGVTPAVDTVTAPDGVLGILAHVLIADDLDAARAARSALDAAEDTTTTIVTVTGDVVTAQTLRTGADGERSRLELAAERDAATERLSEIQVVVDSLREARDDATETVETARRHAKDSLRSLREHDAALATYAEQVNRISVQHEAAVAECERLESGVVQAQAAVADAEAKAQAATAALDAAVSAPRPVLDASARDGLLESLEAAREGEVRARLEIETLRERVRAAQARVTSLERQREQERGAAAEAARRAVIRRAQREAAQEVAEELPRILDSLDRSVTEARLSLAEAETARAAQNQELTALRAQESSLRERLAGLTESVHGLELQIHEKKLHLNSLLERVASELALDEDILVAEYGPDELVPRDPGSVDSGEDTDDSAAIPFDRRIQQRRLAESERKLAQLGRVNPLALEEFAALEQRHAFLTEQLADLTQTRQDLLTIIADLDERMQTIFASAFEDTKEAFGEVFPLLFPGGTGSISLTDPDNMLTTGIEVSVRPVGKKIERLSLLSGGERSLAAVALLVAIFKARPSPFYILDEVEAALDDANLGRLLTVFEQLRESSQLLVITHQKRTMEIADALYGVSMRQDGVSAVVGQRVGDRAIAAS; this is translated from the coding sequence ATGCACCTGAAGAGCCTGACGCTCAAAGGCTTCAAGTCCTTCGCGCAACCGACGAGCTTCGTCTTCGAACCCGGCGTGACCTGCATCGTCGGACCGAACGGCTCCGGCAAGTCGAACGTCGTCGACGGCCTGGCCTGGGTGATGGGCGAGCAGGGCGCGAAGACCTTGCGTGGCGGAAAGATGGAGGACGTCATCTTCGCCGGGACCTCGACCCGGGGTCCACTCGGGCGGGCCGAAGTCCAGCTGACGATCGACAACAGCGACGGGGCGTTGCCGATCGAGTTCGCCGAGGTGACGATCAGCCGCACGCTCTTCCGCAACGGATCGAGCGAGTACGCGATCAACGGCGACAACTGTCGACTGTTGGACGTGCAGGAGCTCCTGAGCGACTCCGGACTCGGTCGTGAGATGCATGTGATCGTCGGACAGGGGCGTCTCGACACCGTGCTGCAGGCGTCGCCGGAGGATCGGCGCGGCTTCATCGAAGAAGCCGCCGGGATCCTCAAGCACCGCCGCCGCAAGGAGAAGACCCTTCGCAAACTCGATGCGATGGAGACCAACCTCACCCGCCTGAGCGACCTCGCCGGCGAGATCCGTCGCCAGCTCAAACCTCTCGGACGGCAGGCGGAGATCGCGCGCGAGGCCCAGACCATCGCCGCGGTGGTGCGCGATGCCAAGGCTCGTATCTTCGCCGACGACGTGGTCGCATTGCGCACCGCGCTGGCCGACCACACGCGCACGGAGCATGAGCGGCACACCGAGCGTCTCGTCTTGACCGATCAGGCGGAGGGGGTCCGTGCGGGCATCGCCCGCCTGGAGCAGGATCAGAACTCGGTCGCCGTCGACCGAGCGCGCAGCGTGGCGTTCGGGCTGGAACAGGTGCAGGAGCGCATGAGAGGGCTCTACACCCTGGCGAACCAGCGACTGGCGTTGCTCGGCTCGGAAGAGGATGATGCCGCGGTGACGGCGGTCACCGTGACGCAGAGCACGATCGATGAGGCGAAGGACGAGATCACCGAGATCTCCGCCGGGTTGGGCGACGCGCAGGATGCGGCGGTCACCGCGAGTCGCGAGGTCGTGAGCGCCCGCGCAGAGCTCGACACACTCGACGTCGACATCGCAGAGCAGAGCGCCCTCGTCTCGCAGTACGACATGCATCTCAGCGCGCTGCGCGGAACGGCGGATGCGGCGGCCTCCGCTCTCGCGGCGGTCAGAGGCGCCGTGCTCCGTCAGGAGAACGCCTTGGAAGCGGCGAATCTGCGACGCCGAGAGGCGGCAGATGCGCTCGAGGCGATCGATGAGGCGGAGGCCCCCGAGGGGTCGGCGGCGGAGCATGCGGCGGCCTACGAGAGCGCGCAACGCGCGGCGACGTCGGCCGAGTCGGAGCGCGAGGCTCTGCGTGAACGCCTCCATTCCGCCGAGCGTGAGGTCGATGCGCTCACCGCGAAGGCGGCGGCTCTGAGCAGCGCTCTGGCCCTGTCCGGAGGGGCGGCCGAGATCGTGAAGTCTGCGCTGCCCGGCGTCCGTGGACTCGTCGGAGACGCGGTACAGGTGCGCGCAGGATTCGAAGCGGCCGTCGCGGCCGTGCTCGGTCCGCTGGCCGAAGGTGTGCTCGTGGATTCGTCGGCCGCCGCGTTCGTGCTCGCCCGCGAGGCAGCAGACGCGCGCAGGGGAGTCGTCGACTTCGTCGTCGCCGATGCGCGGCGCCCGTCGGTCTCCCTCCCCGATCTCGCCGGAGTGACGCCCGCCGTCGATACGGTGACAGCCCCGGACGGGGTGCTGGGGATCCTGGCGCATGTGCTCATCGCCGATGATCTCGATGCGGCACGCGCGGCTCGTAGCGCGCTCGATGCGGCCGAGGACACCACCACGACGATCGTCACGGTCACCGGCGACGTGGTCACGGCTCAGACCCTGCGCACCGGTGCCGATGGAGAACGTTCGCGCCTGGAGCTGGCGGCCGAGCGCGACGCGGCGACGGAACGACTCTCCGAGATCCAGGTCGTGGTGGATTCCCTGCGCGAGGCGAGGGATGACGCGACCGAAACAGTCGAGACGGCGCGGCGTCACGCGAAGGACTCCTTGCGCTCGCTTCGTGAGCACGACGCGGCACTGGCCACGTATGCCGAGCAGGTCAACCGGATTTCCGTCCAGCACGAAGCCGCCGTGGCGGAGTGCGAGAGGCTGGAGTCCGGCGTCGTACAGGCCCAGGCGGCCGTGGCGGATGCCGAGGCGAAAGCCCAGGCCGCCACAGCCGCGCTCGACGCAGCCGTCTCAGCACCGCGGCCGGTCCTCGATGCGTCGGCGCGGGATGGCCTGCTGGAATCGTTGGAGGCTGCCCGCGAGGGCGAGGTCCGGGCGCGGCTCGAGATCGAGACCTTGCGTGAGCGCGTGCGCGCGGCCCAGGCGCGAGTCACGTCATTGGAGCGCCAGCGGGAACAGGAGCGCGGTGCGGCAGCCGAGGCCGCCCGGCGCGCTGTCATCCGGCGTGCGCAGAGGGAGGCCGCCCAGGAGGTCGCCGAGGAGCTCCCGCGCATCCTCGATTCCCTCGACCGATCGGTGACGGAGGCTCGGCTCTCACTGGCCGAGGCGGAGACGGCGAGGGCCGCGCAGAATCAGGAGCTGACGGCTCTGCGTGCGCAGGAATCGTCTCTTCGTGAGCGGCTCGCGGGTCTGACGGAGAGCGTGCACGGCCTGGAACTGCAGATCCACGAGAAGAAGCTGCACCTGAACAGCCTGCTGGAACGCGTCGCCTCGGAGCTCGCCCTCGACGAAGATATTCTCGTTGCGGAATATGGACCCGACGAGCTCGTGCCCCGTGATCCTGGTTCGGTCGATTCCGGCGAGGACACGGATGATTCCGCCGCGATTCCCTTCGATCGGCGCATCCAGCAGCGCCGGCTCGCCGAGTCGGAGCGCAAGCTCGCGCAGCTCGGGAGGGTCAATCCCCTCGCGCTCGAGGAGTTCGCCGCCCTGGAACAGCGACACGCATTCCTCACCGAGCAGCTCGCCGATCTCACGCAGACGCGTCAGGACCTGCTGACGATCATCGCCGATCTCGACGAGCGCATGCAGACCATCTTCGCGAGCGCCTTCGAAGACACGAAGGAGGCGTTCGGCGAGGTGTTCCCGCTGCTCTTCCCCGGCGGCACCGGGAGCATCTCGCTCACCGATCCCGACAACATGCTCACGACGGGCATCGAAGTCTCCGTGCGCCCCGTCGGCAAGAAGATCGAGCGGCTGTCCCTCCTCTCGGGCGGCGAGCGTTCGCTGGCGGCCGTGGCACTCCTCGTCGCGATCTTCAAGGCCCGACCCAGCCCGTTCTACATCCTCGACGAGGTGGAGGCGGCGCTCGACGATGCGAACCTCGGCCGATTGCTCACCGTGTTCGAGCAGTTGCGGGAGAGCTCGCAGCTGTTGGTCATCACGCATCAGAAGCGCACGATGGAGATCGCTGACGCGCTGTACGGCGTCTCGATGCGACAGGACGGTGTGTCCGCGGTCGTCGGGCAGCGCGTGGGGGATCGGGCGATAGCCGCGAGCTGA
- a CDS encoding GNAT family N-acetyltransferase: MSILLTDEATLHPLVLPARADAADASAFRELADVRNLVYRELTGRDEQDRTPSELLPLLQSRRDRTTLVWAVRIGTEMVGRVVVDIPHDEGSRVAIATIELLPRVWGRGIGSAVLPHVEAAARSHGRTVIQNWTEQQASTGPRIEAPTGFGSVPQDHVARFLQAKGFSLEQVYRVSRLTLSEQTGAHVDELLARAQEAASGYHLVHWMLPTPPHLIEGFAWLKSRMSTDAPSATLEADEEKWDAQRVIEMEQRVQRMGQTLLVVAAQHVETGELSAFTELGIGSDPAGTTHQHDTLVLRTHRGHRLGMLVKSEALRLWRDLRPASSQVITYNAEENRPMLSINEDIGFTAIAYEGAWKKELT; the protein is encoded by the coding sequence ATGTCCATCCTCCTCACCGACGAGGCGACGCTGCATCCGCTCGTGCTCCCTGCACGAGCGGATGCGGCGGACGCCTCGGCGTTCCGTGAACTCGCCGATGTCCGCAACCTCGTCTATCGCGAGCTCACCGGACGCGATGAGCAGGACCGCACGCCGTCCGAACTGCTGCCCCTTCTGCAGTCGCGACGCGACCGCACGACTCTTGTCTGGGCTGTACGCATCGGAACCGAGATGGTCGGCCGCGTGGTCGTCGATATCCCCCACGACGAGGGTTCGCGCGTCGCGATCGCCACGATCGAGCTCCTGCCGCGCGTGTGGGGACGAGGAATCGGCTCCGCCGTTCTGCCTCATGTCGAGGCCGCCGCCCGGTCGCATGGAAGGACCGTGATCCAGAACTGGACCGAACAGCAGGCGAGCACCGGTCCACGCATCGAGGCTCCCACGGGCTTCGGCAGCGTGCCTCAGGACCACGTGGCCCGCTTCCTCCAGGCGAAGGGGTTCTCCCTCGAACAGGTGTACCGCGTGAGCCGACTCACACTCTCTGAACAGACTGGTGCACACGTCGACGAGCTCCTCGCCCGTGCGCAGGAAGCCGCCTCGGGCTACCACCTCGTGCACTGGATGCTGCCCACTCCCCCGCATCTCATCGAAGGCTTCGCCTGGCTCAAGTCGCGAATGTCGACGGATGCGCCGTCGGCCACGCTCGAGGCCGATGAGGAGAAGTGGGACGCGCAGCGGGTGATCGAGATGGAGCAGAGGGTCCAACGCATGGGACAGACCCTCTTGGTCGTGGCCGCGCAGCATGTGGAGACCGGAGAGTTGAGCGCCTTCACAGAGCTCGGTATCGGATCTGATCCCGCAGGAACCACTCACCAGCACGACACTCTCGTGTTGCGGACCCATCGTGGACATCGACTGGGAATGCTCGTCAAGAGCGAAGCCCTCCGCCTGTGGCGCGACCTCAGGCCCGCGTCGAGTCAGGTGATCACCTACAACGCCGAAGAGAACAGGCCGATGCTCTCCATCAATGAGGACATCGGCTTCACCGCCATCGCTTACGAAGGCGCCTGGAAGAAGGAACTGACATGA